A single genomic interval of Antarcticibacterium arcticum harbors:
- a CDS encoding bifunctional metallophosphatase/5'-nucleotidase, which produces MKIKKAGLLALSILVMGIFSSCQQMTGKNGDQMKTQAQDTVKITLLQTADIHGQLDPHLELFWENDSIVFKERGGLAHIQTLFKEEKAKNPNTFIVDGGDLIQGSGYAALSQGSIFPDIIKNMDFDLIIPGNWEVVYGKDVMMEVMTAFETPVIAQNMYHEEDQKELFPPYWIQEIGGVKLGFIGINDPDVPIRQNPIFSEGINFSGIDDSVKDLIKKVKHEEKVDALFLVTHIGIFKQVELSNNPIVADVEYILGNDTHERIRKPIEGKYAKVTEPGAFGSFVGKLDLYFLNGKIVREEYELMDVDPEVYKADPLIAELVEKAKAPYKEHLETVVGYTNTPIYRYLTVENPMDNMITDAARWKTGADISISNGFRFGNPVVPVDGKPAPITRANLWNLIPVDEKVKTGKATGKQIKNWLEKEMHNAFAQVSTERFGGWLVRFSGMEVDFNSQNPKGERIKSVKVKGEEMKDDQYYTISACVRPGDPKDNLCRMPNVKDIEVKDYTIHEVVEEYLQKNSPVAPKLDKRAYCDYLGQNSFSTVPGTDYKFQ; this is translated from the coding sequence ATGAAAATTAAAAAAGCAGGGCTTTTGGCTCTTTCAATTTTAGTCATGGGAATTTTTAGTTCCTGCCAGCAAATGACCGGTAAAAATGGAGACCAAATGAAAACACAAGCTCAGGATACCGTAAAGATCACCTTATTACAAACCGCCGATATTCACGGGCAGCTGGATCCTCACCTGGAACTTTTCTGGGAAAATGACAGTATAGTTTTTAAAGAAAGAGGGGGCCTGGCACATATCCAGACACTTTTCAAAGAAGAGAAAGCTAAAAATCCCAATACGTTTATAGTAGATGGCGGGGATCTTATACAGGGAAGTGGTTATGCGGCCTTATCGCAGGGATCAATTTTTCCCGATATTATAAAAAATATGGATTTTGACCTGATAATTCCGGGTAACTGGGAAGTGGTTTATGGGAAGGATGTGATGATGGAGGTAATGACAGCATTTGAAACCCCTGTTATTGCCCAAAATATGTACCATGAGGAGGATCAAAAGGAACTTTTCCCACCTTACTGGATACAGGAAATTGGTGGAGTAAAACTTGGTTTTATAGGGATTAATGACCCCGATGTTCCCATTCGGCAGAATCCAATCTTTAGCGAAGGGATCAATTTTAGCGGAATAGATGACAGTGTAAAAGACCTTATTAAAAAGGTAAAACACGAAGAAAAAGTAGACGCGCTTTTCCTGGTAACCCATATTGGGATCTTTAAGCAGGTGGAACTGTCCAACAACCCAATAGTGGCCGATGTTGAATATATTTTGGGGAATGATACCCACGAACGTATACGTAAGCCTATAGAGGGAAAATATGCAAAAGTGACCGAGCCGGGAGCATTTGGGTCCTTTGTAGGGAAACTGGACCTTTACTTTTTAAACGGAAAAATAGTAAGAGAGGAATATGAACTTATGGACGTTGATCCCGAGGTTTATAAAGCAGATCCTTTAATCGCTGAACTTGTGGAAAAAGCCAAAGCACCCTATAAGGAACATTTGGAAACCGTTGTAGGATATACCAATACACCTATTTACAGATATCTTACAGTTGAAAATCCAATGGATAATATGATCACCGATGCTGCCAGATGGAAGACAGGAGCAGACATATCCATTTCCAATGGTTTTAGGTTTGGAAACCCTGTTGTGCCGGTAGATGGAAAACCCGCTCCTATTACCCGCGCAAACTTGTGGAATTTAATTCCGGTAGACGAAAAAGTTAAAACCGGAAAGGCAACCGGAAAACAAATCAAGAACTGGCTGGAAAAGGAAATGCACAATGCATTTGCCCAGGTTTCAACCGAGAGATTTGGCGGCTGGCTGGTGCGTTTTTCAGGGATGGAAGTTGATTTTAACTCCCAGAATCCAAAGGGAGAGCGCATTAAATCTGTTAAAGTAAAAGGTGAGGAAATGAAGGATGACCAGTATTATACAATTTCAGCCTGTGTTCGCCCCGGCGATCCTAAAGATAACCTTTGCCGAATGCCTAATGTAAAAGATATTGAGGTTAAGGATTATACTATTCACGAAGTCGTTGAGGAATATTTGCAAAAGAATTCCCCGGTGGCTCCAAAACTTGATAAACGTGCCTATTGCGATTATTTAGGCCAAAACTCATTTTCTACTGTTCCCGGGACAGATTACAAGTTCCAGTAA
- a CDS encoding NAD(P)/FAD-dependent oxidoreductase yields MKTILVLGAGTGGIVTARELSKHSGNEDDINLVNILVFEKEERSVFAPSLPWLMVGQRKPEQIYESYKKLDASGLEVISGEIENVDPENISVTVKGKVYKGDYMVVSLGVEQKNDFNLDKFGYNFFTLDGATRFNKELDILVVGKIAILVSSLPFKSPAAPYEAAMLIEDYVRKAEISSKVEVALYSPEGGPMEFAGPEASKELKILLENKGIKYYPNHQVTNVTADTLEFSNGKSYKYNLLAYTPKHEAPAVIRSSSLAGESGWIEANRQTLETKFPNVYAIGDITDIKLDTGVSFPKIGIFAREQAEIVAHNIGRKIGNNLPDHTFKGEGQYYIEYGKGLASTTDVNFYEDPKEPHVKMKTPEVLGHWHKWWAEKYWFFKNF; encoded by the coding sequence ATGAAAACTATATTAGTATTAGGTGCAGGCACTGGCGGAATTGTTACTGCCAGAGAACTTAGTAAACACAGCGGAAATGAAGATGATATTAACCTTGTAAATATCCTGGTATTTGAAAAGGAAGAAAGGAGTGTTTTTGCTCCTTCCCTTCCCTGGTTAATGGTTGGCCAGAGAAAACCAGAACAGATCTATGAAAGTTATAAGAAACTTGACGCTTCCGGCCTGGAAGTAATAAGCGGGGAAATTGAGAATGTAGATCCAGAAAATATTAGTGTAACCGTAAAAGGCAAAGTTTATAAAGGAGATTATATGGTAGTTTCCCTGGGAGTGGAACAAAAAAATGATTTTAACCTTGATAAATTTGGCTATAATTTCTTCACTCTGGATGGGGCGACGCGATTTAATAAAGAGCTGGATATACTTGTTGTTGGTAAAATAGCCATACTTGTTTCCTCCCTTCCCTTTAAAAGCCCTGCAGCCCCTTATGAAGCAGCCATGTTAATTGAGGATTATGTGCGCAAAGCCGAAATAAGCAGTAAAGTGGAGGTAGCTTTATATTCCCCTGAAGGCGGGCCCATGGAATTTGCAGGTCCCGAAGCTTCCAAAGAACTTAAGATACTTCTTGAAAATAAAGGAATTAAGTATTATCCCAATCATCAGGTAACAAATGTAACGGCAGATACACTTGAATTCAGCAATGGAAAAAGCTATAAATACAACCTCCTGGCTTATACACCCAAACACGAGGCACCCGCAGTAATACGCAGCAGTTCGCTGGCCGGGGAATCCGGTTGGATCGAGGCCAACCGCCAAACCCTGGAGACCAAATTTCCTAATGTTTATGCTATTGGAGATATAACAGATATAAAGTTAGACACCGGAGTTTCCTTTCCAAAGATTGGGATCTTTGCCCGGGAACAGGCAGAGATCGTGGCGCATAACATTGGAAGAAAAATTGGAAATAATTTGCCAGATCACACTTTTAAAGGGGAAGGCCAGTATTATATTGAATATGGTAAAGGCCTTGCAAGCACAACCGATGTGAATTTTTATGAGGATCCTAAGGAACCGCATGTAAAAATGAAAACGCCTGAAGTTCTGGGCCATTGGCACAAATGGTGGGCTGAAAAATACTGGTTCTTTAAAAACTTTTAA
- a CDS encoding MFS transporter has translation MEKIHLGLKENWKQFTLLVLVNAFVGGMVGLERSILPEIAEKEFGIAATSAILSFIVVFGIVKAISNYYAGALANRFGRRNLLILGWVFAIPIPFILMYAPNWNWVIAANVLLGINQGLAWSSTVVMKIDLVGEKQRGFAMGLNEFSGYIAVALIAFLTGYIASEYGLRPYPFYLGIVLMVLGLLTSILLIKDTRGHVKKEEGISKHAPLKNIFWDTTWKDNTLGSVTQAGLINNLNDGMAWGLFPILLAGKDFNLEQIGIVTATYPAVWGMGQLFTGKMADKFCKKDMLFTGMLLQAIVLIALVWAESMFQYVALSALLGWGTAMVYPTFLATIADNTHPLDRAKSIGIFRLWRDLGYAVGAILTGVISDLISIEASIIVVGLLTLFSAAIIYIRMKCGEGSSVRLYSLFSRNSC, from the coding sequence ATGGAAAAAATACACCTGGGATTAAAAGAGAACTGGAAGCAATTTACCTTACTGGTACTTGTGAATGCCTTTGTAGGTGGTATGGTAGGCCTGGAAAGAAGTATCCTTCCGGAAATTGCCGAAAAGGAATTCGGCATTGCCGCCACCAGCGCTATTCTTTCTTTTATTGTAGTATTTGGGATCGTAAAAGCCATCTCCAATTATTATGCGGGGGCATTGGCAAACCGGTTTGGCCGACGCAATCTACTTATTCTGGGGTGGGTGTTCGCTATTCCAATTCCATTTATTTTAATGTATGCTCCCAACTGGAATTGGGTTATTGCGGCCAATGTCCTGCTGGGGATAAACCAGGGTCTTGCCTGGTCCAGCACAGTGGTAATGAAAATTGATCTGGTAGGCGAAAAACAACGGGGGTTTGCAATGGGACTCAACGAGTTTTCAGGTTATATCGCCGTGGCATTAATTGCATTTCTAACCGGTTATATTGCATCTGAATATGGCCTGAGGCCTTATCCTTTTTATTTGGGAATTGTTTTAATGGTGCTTGGGCTATTAACCAGTATTTTACTCATAAAAGATACACGGGGGCATGTAAAAAAAGAGGAGGGAATTAGTAAACACGCACCTCTTAAAAATATTTTTTGGGATACCACCTGGAAAGATAACACTCTTGGTTCTGTTACCCAGGCGGGACTTATAAATAACCTGAATGACGGGATGGCCTGGGGCCTTTTTCCTATCCTGCTGGCCGGTAAGGATTTTAACCTTGAACAAATAGGAATTGTAACAGCAACATACCCTGCAGTATGGGGGATGGGGCAATTATTCACAGGAAAAATGGCCGATAAATTTTGCAAAAAAGATATGCTTTTTACCGGTATGCTGTTACAGGCAATTGTCTTAATTGCGCTGGTTTGGGCAGAGAGTATGTTCCAATACGTGGCATTATCGGCATTGCTGGGTTGGGGCACCGCAATGGTATATCCTACATTTCTGGCAACTATTGCAGATAATACCCACCCGCTGGACAGGGCCAAAAGCATTGGGATCTTTAGGTTGTGGCGGGATCTTGGATATGCTGTTGGGGCAATCTTAACCGGTGTTATATCAGACCTTATAAGTATTGAGGCTTCTATAATAGTTGTGGGATTGCTTACCTTATTTTCTGCAGCGATCATTTATATAAGAATGAAATGCGGAGAAGGAAGTTCTGTAAGATTATATTCTCTTTTCAGCCGGAATTCCTGCTAG
- a CDS encoding rhodanese-like domain-containing protein: MKRNLMYLLVAIFSFNFISCNSKEDKREVTVIKVDEAKTILAEDPNVIILDVRTPEEFQEGHIEGAVLINFFDDNFEQQVAMLDKDKPVVIYCRSGNRSNKAGKILTDLGFSEIYDMEDGYVGWE; encoded by the coding sequence ATGAAAAGAAACCTGATGTATTTATTGGTAGCAATATTCTCCTTTAATTTTATTTCCTGCAATTCAAAGGAAGATAAAAGGGAAGTTACCGTAATAAAGGTAGACGAGGCCAAAACAATTTTAGCAGAAGACCCCAATGTAATTATCCTGGATGTAAGAACCCCGGAGGAATTTCAGGAAGGACATATTGAAGGGGCGGTGCTCATCAACTTTTTTGATGATAATTTTGAACAGCAGGTAGCTATGTTGGATAAAGATAAACCTGTAGTAATATATTGCAGAAGTGGGAACCGAAGTAACAAAGCGGGTAAAATTCTAACCGACTTAGGTTTTTCTGAGATCTATGATATGGAAGATGGATATGTGGGCTGGGAATAA
- a CDS encoding TlpA family protein disulfide reductase, with amino-acid sequence MNKKTKKNLIEYGLIAAVMAVLYFSGLHTEVLGFLQRGILATGVMNPELEMAGPEKKEESRPVADFNLKLIDTKGGQTSMEDLRGKVIFFNIWATWCPPCIAEMPGINKLYNEVDKEEVAFIMLSVDQDFQKAIDFHRKKGYNFEVYKVDGALPQMYYTQSIPTTYVIDSRGNLALTHMGMGDYDTAKFKEFLSSLK; translated from the coding sequence ATGAATAAGAAAACCAAAAAAAACCTCATAGAATATGGATTGATTGCGGCGGTAATGGCTGTTTTATATTTTTCCGGCCTACATACAGAGGTGTTGGGATTTCTTCAAAGGGGCATACTTGCCACCGGTGTGATGAATCCTGAACTGGAAATGGCCGGCCCCGAAAAGAAGGAGGAGTCACGGCCAGTAGCCGATTTTAATTTAAAACTTATAGACACAAAAGGGGGACAAACCAGCATGGAAGATCTAAGGGGAAAAGTAATTTTCTTTAATATCTGGGCCACCTGGTGTCCACCCTGTATTGCTGAAATGCCGGGTATAAATAAGCTTTACAATGAAGTTGATAAAGAAGAGGTTGCATTTATTATGTTATCTGTAGATCAGGATTTTCAAAAAGCTATAGATTTCCATCGCAAGAAGGGGTATAATTTTGAAGTTTACAAAGTTGATGGTGCCTTACCCCAAATGTATTATACTCAAAGTATTCCAACTACGTATGTAATTGACTCCCGTGGCAATCTTGCACTTACCCATATGGGGATGGGCGATTATGATACTGCTAAATTTAAAGAGTTTCTTTCCTCTTTAAAATAG
- a CDS encoding ArsR/SmtB family transcription factor translates to MKNKKLFELHADVCKAMAHPLRMEVIHLLDEREYCFADLQEVTGELKSNLSQHLKVMTKKGILKVRRDGQCSHFSLSSHKVAQACELMREVLIENIQEQQDILKIF, encoded by the coding sequence ATGAAGAATAAGAAATTATTTGAATTACACGCCGATGTTTGTAAAGCTATGGCTCATCCCCTTAGGATGGAAGTAATTCATTTACTGGATGAACGGGAATATTGTTTCGCAGATTTACAGGAAGTAACGGGGGAGTTAAAATCCAATCTTTCCCAGCATTTAAAAGTAATGACAAAAAAGGGGATCTTAAAAGTACGGCGTGACGGTCAATGCAGTCATTTTTCCCTTAGCTCACATAAAGTTGCACAAGCATGTGAACTTATGCGGGAGGTGCTTATTGAAAACATTCAGGAACAACAGGACATACTCAAAATCTTTTAG
- a CDS encoding aspartate/glutamate racemase family protein, translating to MRKIGLIGGTLWHSTVVYYRLINELTAGKIGSQANPEMIIYSLNIELMREQNRDKINNAYLDISRKLKTAGAEAIIICANTPHMVFSFVQPQIDIPILHIADAVGRAAGKKGLKILGLLGNRPTMTGDFISGYLKENYGIETIIPEEEYLDRSHNFVSAELTRGIFSDEARSFFLEQMKLLKDRGAEGIILGCTELPMLIEEKSFDLPLFATTNLHAQMAVEFILEENLIEKNK from the coding sequence ATGAGAAAAATAGGTTTAATAGGAGGCACCTTATGGCATTCAACCGTAGTGTATTATCGGTTGATAAATGAGCTTACTGCTGGAAAAATAGGGTCACAGGCAAATCCCGAAATGATCATCTACAGCCTGAATATAGAGTTGATGAGGGAGCAGAACAGGGATAAGATCAATAACGCGTACCTGGATATTTCAAGAAAATTAAAGACTGCAGGAGCTGAAGCTATAATTATTTGTGCGAACACCCCGCATATGGTATTTTCTTTTGTACAACCACAAATTGATATTCCTATTCTTCACATTGCAGATGCTGTGGGAAGGGCAGCCGGGAAAAAAGGTTTAAAAATTTTAGGCCTTTTGGGTAACAGACCCACGATGACAGGGGATTTTATATCGGGTTATTTGAAGGAAAACTATGGAATAGAAACTATTATTCCGGAGGAAGAATATTTGGACCGTTCCCACAATTTTGTTTCTGCAGAGCTCACCCGCGGAATATTCAGTGATGAGGCAAGATCTTTCTTTTTGGAACAAATGAAGTTGCTGAAAGATCGCGGAGCAGAAGGAATTATCCTGGGATGCACAGAGTTACCAATGTTAATTGAAGAAAAAAGTTTTGATCTTCCTCTATTTGCCACCACAAACCTGCATGCCCA
- a CDS encoding c-type cytochrome, whose protein sequence is MNKFSSLVKSVTYLFGAVIALIMVVFIGVFIYRENPMLFIKNKVAETFEVWAPRDIELALATGFGNNEVEYGYHLITDSPNRMGPGAEDPKMRYAGNNLACANCHLEAATKPGSASWIGITERFPQFSNRSNKESTLEDRINGCMERSMDGQKLPDDSREMKAILAYMNWLSNDVPPERKDEYKGFPKINLPDVAVNLETGAALYRVECASCHGNNGEGIKKPGSPNGYLYPPLWGEDSFNDGAGMHRVITAASFIKGNMPFGEATLENPKLTDEEAYHLAGYINSFKRPQKRNKENDFPDRKLKPVSTPYGPWADDFTELQHKYGPFQPIMDFYKEKHNLNKTQ, encoded by the coding sequence ATGAATAAATTCTCAAGCCTCGTAAAATCGGTGACCTACTTGTTTGGGGCAGTAATTGCCCTTATTATGGTGGTTTTTATTGGTGTTTTTATATACCGGGAAAACCCGATGCTTTTTATTAAAAATAAAGTTGCTGAAACATTCGAGGTATGGGCACCGCGCGATATCGAACTTGCCCTTGCCACAGGTTTTGGCAATAATGAGGTAGAATACGGGTATCATTTGATAACTGATAGTCCCAATAGGATGGGCCCCGGGGCTGAAGATCCAAAAATGAGATATGCAGGCAACAATCTTGCCTGTGCCAACTGTCATCTGGAAGCCGCTACCAAGCCGGGATCTGCTTCGTGGATAGGTATTACGGAACGTTTTCCGCAGTTCAGCAACAGGTCAAATAAGGAGAGTACCCTGGAAGACAGGATAAACGGCTGTATGGAACGTAGTATGGACGGGCAAAAACTTCCGGATGATTCCAGGGAAATGAAAGCCATTCTTGCTTATATGAATTGGCTTAGTAATGATGTTCCCCCAGAGCGGAAGGATGAATATAAAGGTTTCCCCAAAATTAATTTGCCCGATGTTGCCGTTAACCTGGAAACCGGCGCAGCTTTATACCGGGTTGAATGTGCCAGCTGCCACGGAAATAATGGCGAAGGTATTAAAAAGCCAGGATCTCCTAATGGGTATTTGTACCCACCCCTTTGGGGTGAAGACAGTTTTAATGACGGGGCGGGTATGCACCGAGTTATTACAGCAGCCAGTTTTATAAAAGGGAATATGCCGTTTGGAGAAGCCACCCTGGAAAATCCAAAATTGACTGATGAGGAGGCATATCATCTTGCAGGATATATTAATAGTTTTAAAAGGCCTCAAAAAAGAAATAAAGAAAATGATTTCCCGGACAGGAAATTAAAACCCGTATCAACCCCTTATGGCCCCTGGGCCGATGATTTTACAGAGCTTCAACATAAGTACGGTCCCTTTCAACCCATTATGGACTTTTATAAAGAAAAGCATAACCTGAATAAAACCCAATAA
- a CDS encoding sulfite exporter TauE/SafE family protein, protein MEIFDLLGYFGALIIGVVLGLIGGGGSILTVPVLVYLLAINPVTATAYSLFVVGTSSLVGAFNNMKKKLVDFRTATVFSIPAFIAVYITRKYIVPAIPDHIFTLWGFEVTKNIGIMLFFALIMVVASISMIKNNRSEDIVETKVKYNYPLIIIEGVVVGILTGIVGAGGGFLIIPALVLLARLPMKKAVATSLLIIAVKSLIGFIGDVENLEIDWVFLLIFTGLSIVGIFIGGYLNKFIDGKKLKIAFGWFVLVMGIYIIWKEIF, encoded by the coding sequence TTGGAAATATTTGATCTCTTAGGATATTTTGGGGCTTTGATAATTGGAGTTGTGTTAGGCCTCATTGGTGGAGGTGGTTCTATACTCACTGTCCCGGTACTGGTGTACTTGCTTGCCATTAACCCTGTAACCGCAACAGCTTATTCGCTTTTTGTAGTGGGGACATCATCGCTGGTAGGGGCATTTAATAATATGAAGAAGAAGCTGGTAGATTTTAGAACAGCCACGGTTTTTTCGATTCCGGCTTTTATAGCTGTTTACATCACCAGGAAATATATTGTTCCTGCTATTCCAGATCACATCTTCACCCTTTGGGGTTTTGAGGTTACCAAGAACATTGGGATTATGCTGTTTTTTGCCCTTATAATGGTTGTGGCCTCCATCTCAATGATTAAAAACAACAGGAGTGAAGATATTGTTGAAACCAAGGTAAAATATAACTATCCACTCATAATTATCGAGGGAGTTGTGGTGGGCATTCTTACAGGAATTGTTGGGGCCGGCGGCGGATTTTTAATTATTCCCGCATTAGTGTTACTGGCAAGGCTACCTATGAAAAAAGCCGTGGCAACCTCTCTGCTTATTATTGCAGTGAAATCCCTCATTGGTTTTATTGGAGATGTTGAAAACCTGGAAATAGACTGGGTATTCCTTTTGATCTTTACCGGTTTATCTATAGTTGGTATCTTTATAGGGGGTTACCTGAATAAATTTATTGATGGGAAAAAACTCAAAATAGCCTTTGGATGGTTTGTTCTTGTAATGGGGATTTATATCATTTGGAAAGAAATATTTTAA
- a CDS encoding MBL fold metallo-hydrolase, giving the protein MFFQHVYDKSLAQASYVIGCQKTGEAIVIDAKRDIDTYLDIAKQNNLNITHVTETHIHADFLAGTRELAAVTGAKMFLSDEGGPDWSYEFDHIGLKDGDSIKVGNLNLEVMHTPGHTPESISFLLTDNPATKEPVMVFTGDFVFVGDIGRPDLLEKAAGLKGTQDKGAEDMYKSIKKFSDLPPYLQVWPGHGAGSACGKALGAVPSTTVGYELIRNWAFQYKDNKKGFVDYLLDGQPEPPKYFAMMKKLNKVDRPLLTTVPRHKKLSPAEFKAAYDKGVKVIDARDKNEFAQGHIPNTIHIQGNNSFSTWAGWILNYEESFILVASDEQMEDLTRKLMRIGLDNILGYISNVNDMGISLEKTEVINIDEFRDYLDKDGVQVIDVRGASEFKEGHIEGAQNIFVGTIQDHISKIDKNKDVVIHCQSGARAAIAESVLARNGVKDVKVYPGGMSEWMAKNEPVVTY; this is encoded by the coding sequence ATGTTTTTTCAACACGTATATGACAAATCCCTGGCCCAGGCCAGCTATGTAATAGGATGTCAAAAGACAGGAGAGGCGATTGTAATTGATGCAAAGCGCGACATTGATACCTACCTGGATATTGCCAAACAAAATAACCTGAACATCACCCACGTTACCGAAACTCATATCCATGCCGATTTTCTTGCAGGAACCCGTGAGCTTGCCGCGGTTACAGGTGCTAAGATGTTTCTTTCTGATGAAGGTGGACCGGACTGGAGCTATGAATTTGACCATATAGGATTAAAAGATGGAGATTCCATCAAAGTGGGAAATCTAAACCTGGAAGTAATGCATACTCCCGGACACACTCCGGAAAGTATTAGCTTTCTGTTGACAGATAATCCTGCCACCAAAGAACCTGTGATGGTGTTTACGGGAGATTTTGTTTTTGTGGGAGATATAGGTCGTCCTGATCTTTTGGAAAAAGCAGCGGGATTGAAAGGCACCCAGGATAAGGGAGCCGAAGATATGTACAAATCAATTAAAAAATTCAGTGACCTTCCACCTTACCTTCAGGTTTGGCCGGGGCACGGTGCAGGATCTGCCTGTGGCAAAGCCCTTGGCGCAGTACCAAGTACCACAGTGGGGTATGAATTGATACGTAACTGGGCCTTCCAGTATAAGGATAATAAGAAAGGATTTGTAGACTACTTACTGGATGGGCAACCAGAGCCTCCAAAGTATTTTGCTATGATGAAAAAACTTAACAAAGTAGACCGTCCGTTACTTACCACAGTTCCCAGACATAAAAAGCTTTCTCCTGCCGAGTTCAAAGCTGCTTATGATAAAGGGGTAAAAGTTATAGACGCCAGGGATAAGAATGAGTTCGCTCAGGGACATATACCTAATACTATTCACATACAGGGAAATAACTCCTTTTCAACCTGGGCAGGGTGGATCCTTAATTATGAGGAATCATTCATTCTTGTGGCAAGTGATGAACAAATGGAAGATCTTACCCGAAAACTAATGCGTATAGGCCTGGATAATATCCTTGGATATATTTCCAATGTGAATGATATGGGGATCTCTCTTGAAAAAACTGAAGTGATCAATATTGATGAATTCAGGGATTATTTAGATAAAGATGGCGTACAGGTAATTGATGTGCGTGGTGCTTCAGAATTTAAGGAAGGCCATATTGAAGGGGCTCAAAATATTTTTGTAGGAACCATTCAGGATCATATTTCTAAAATTGATAAGAATAAGGATGTTGTGATACATTGCCAGAGTGGTGCAAGGGCTGCAATTGCAGAATCTGTACTTGCCCGCAACGGTGTAAAAGATGTGAAAGTATATCCAGGCGGAATGAGCGAATGGATGGCAAAAAATGAACCTGTGGTTACATATTAA
- a CDS encoding DoxX family protein produces the protein MKNQILVTNTSIRILRIMLSGIFLVAGSNHLLNVEGTVNKMDKASLKGMAYAVGNPEYLVILSGIVMLLAGISLLIGFRTRYAAAILGLVLIPITITVQVGQINSLGPLFKNIAIMGGLLFFILNDFNSQKIMKPAQADLGQKIK, from the coding sequence ATGAAAAACCAGATTTTGGTTACCAATACTTCAATAAGAATACTTAGGATAATGCTTAGCGGGATATTTCTTGTGGCAGGATCCAACCATCTATTGAATGTAGAAGGAACCGTAAATAAAATGGATAAGGCAAGTTTAAAGGGGATGGCCTATGCAGTAGGTAATCCTGAATATCTTGTAATCCTATCCGGGATCGTAATGCTCCTGGCGGGAATATCCCTCTTAATTGGTTTCAGGACCCGTTATGCGGCGGCAATCCTGGGACTGGTATTAATACCCATTACTATTACCGTACAGGTGGGACAAATAAATTCCCTTGGACCCCTTTTTAAAAATATTGCCATCATGGGGGGACTCCTGTTCTTTATACTCAATGACTTTAACTCACAAAAAATTATGAAACCGGCACAGGCAGACCTGGGTCAAAAAATTAAATAA
- a CDS encoding DsrE family protein, producing MKTLFLSSLAFVLMLITNPVNAQETINTQNNYVVLTKKVDQLKPIILTARSLKEEDGENFGDYQAIICGQDITLLTDKEKMKDFLTEAKEAGVKLIACGFSMKKFGVDAGEIPAEFEVVENGILYNFQLQKKGYYSLGL from the coding sequence ATGAAAACATTATTTTTAAGCAGCCTTGCATTTGTTCTAATGTTGATAACAAATCCTGTAAATGCACAGGAAACTATAAATACACAGAACAATTATGTTGTACTTACTAAAAAAGTAGACCAATTAAAACCTATTATTCTTACTGCCAGATCCTTAAAAGAGGAAGACGGAGAAAATTTCGGGGATTACCAGGCAATTATATGCGGCCAGGATATTACCTTACTTACAGATAAGGAGAAAATGAAAGATTTTTTAACTGAGGCCAAAGAAGCGGGCGTTAAGTTAATTGCCTGCGGATTTTCAATGAAAAAATTCGGAGTTGATGCCGGGGAAATTCCGGCGGAATTTGAGGTCGTTGAAAACGGGATCCTGTATAATTTTCAGCTTCAGAAAAAAGGATATTACAGTTTAGGACTTTAA